One Panthera leo isolate Ple1 chromosome B1, P.leo_Ple1_pat1.1, whole genome shotgun sequence DNA window includes the following coding sequences:
- the AP3M2 gene encoding AP-3 complex subunit mu-2 — protein sequence MIHSLFLINSSGDIFLEKHWKSVVSRSVCDYFFEAQERATEAENVPPVIPTPHHYLLSVYRHKIFFVAVIQTEVPPLFVIEFLHRVVDTFQDYFGVCSEPVIKDNVVVVYEVLEEMLDNGFPLATESNILKELIKPPTILRTVVNTITGSTNVGDQLPTGQLSVVPWRRTGVKYTNNEAYFDVIEEIDAIIDKSGSTITAEIQGVIDACVKLTGMPDLTLSFMNPRLLDDVSFHPCVRFKRWESERILSFIPPDGNFRLLSYHVSAQNLVAIPVYVKHNISFRDSSSLGRFEITVGPKQTMGKTIEGVIVTSQMPKGVLNMSLTPSQGTHTFDPVTKMLSWDVGKINPQKLPSLKGTMSLQAGASKPDENPTINLQFKIQQLAISGLKVNRLDMYGEKYKPFKGIKYMTKAGKFQVRT from the exons ATGATTCATAGCCTTTTCTTGATCAACTCCTCTGGAGATATTTTCCTGGAAAAACATTGGAAAAGTGTGGTCAGCCGTTCTGTCTGTGATTACTTTTTTGAGGCACAAGAGAGAGCTACCGAGGCAGAAAATGTACCTCCAGTTATTCCGACTCCTCACCACTATCTCTTAAGTGTTTACCGTCACAAGATCTTTTTTGTGGCTGTGATCCAGACAGAGGTCCCACCGCTGTTTGTCATTGAGTTCCTTCACCGAGTAGTGGACACGTTTCAG GATTATTTTGGAGTCTGTTCAGAGCCAGTGATCAAAGACAATGTGGTTGTGGTTTATGAGGTACTGGAAGAGATGCTTGACAATGGGTTTCCATTGGCTACCGAGTCAAACATCCTCAAAGAACTGATAAAGCCTCCCACTATCCTTCGAACGGTTGTCAACACCATAACAg GAAGCACCAATGTAGGTGACCAGCTTCCTACTGGGCAGCTGTCAGTGGTGCCCTGGCGACGGACTGGGGTGAAATACACTAACAACGAGGCCTATTTTGATGTGATCGAAGAGATTGATGCCATCATTGATAAATCAG GTTCCACAATTACTGCTGAGATCCAGGGGGTGATTGATGCCTGTGTCAAGCTGACTGGAATGCCAGACCTTACGCTTTCCTTCATG AATCCCAGGTTGTTGGATGATGTCAGCTTCCATCCTTGTGTCCGTTTCAAGCGCTGGGAATCTGAGCGTATCCTCTCCTTCATTCCTCCTGATGGAAACTTCCGCCTGCTCTCTTACCATGTCAGTGCACAGAA TCTGGTGGCAATTCCAGTGTATGTCAAACATAACATCAGTTTCCGGGATAGTAGTTCACTTGGACGCTTTGAAATAACGGTGGGACCGAAGCAGACTATGGGGAAGACCATAGAGGGAGTGATTGTCACCAGCCAGATGCCCAAAGGGGTCCTGAATATGAGCCTCACTCCATCTCAGGGGACACATACATTTGACCCAGTTACCAAG atgCTGTCTTGGGATGTAGGAAAGATAAATCCCCAAAAGCTACCAAGTTTAAAGGGGACCATGAGTCTTCAGGCTGGAGCTTCCAAACCAGATGAGAACCCCACAATTAACCTGCAATTTAAGATCCAGCAGCTGGCCATTTCTG GACTCAAGGTGAATCGTCTGGATATGTATGGGGAAAAGTACAAACCCTTTAAGGGCATAAAATACATGACCAAAGCTGGAAAATTCCAAGTTCGAACCTGA